Genomic window (Kwoniella botswanensis chromosome 1, complete sequence):
GAATGGTGGGAAGATAAAGGATATAAAGGGTGAGCGTGTCTTGTATACTTCTGTAACCGCAGAAAATGATTCAAGAGCTGATTTGATTGTATTCAGATTCCACTCGGAGTCATCCATCCTTACGACGTTATTCACCTTACTCATGTGGCCTATCCTCTTCTCGCCTTTACCAGGAGCGTTCGAAACTCCTTATCAGACTGCACCCTTGGACCTAGGTGAAGATACGTTCGCACCATCCCGATCAGCTGCAATCGAACAGAGATTAGAAGAAATGAGTAGTACCTCCGCTGCTTTAGATATGTTAAGCGAAGTAGacgaaagagaaagacccAGAGAAACTTGGGCAGTCGGAGTCAATTGGGAGTATAGCGCAGATGATTTGAGGGAGATATTGGAATGTATTGGTGGAGAGGCGATGTCGGGTGTGTGTAGGATGTTAGCGGAGGAGTATAGACATCGGAGTTCGGGTGTACCTGATTTAATGTGAGTGAAAGTTTCGTCTACTAACACCATGAGTGAATAGTTGATCAAGTCGCTGATGGGAAAGATGTGTGTAGTGTGTGGAATcacgagaagaaagaagctagGTTCGTGGAAGTTAAAGGTCCCGGGGATAGTTTATCTGAAACtcagaaggtgagttcattTCTTCGACTGATCATCATTGTGGATGAAGATTGCCACGAGCCAATCAAGACGCGAGCTATTCAAAgaacatgacatgacacTAATCATATGTGATATCAGGTATGGATCGACGTCCTACTATCATCTGGAATTCCCGTAGAAGTCTGTCGGGTCAAAGAGAAAATCGCAAGTACCCAGCAAATtgagaaagtgaagaagaaacgGAAATCCAACGAATTAGCCCAAAAGCGAGCTAAGAAGGTCAAGGAGGAGTATGAGAGAGGCGCAGATGGCGAGTTCGTGGAagtaggagaagatgagttgtcggtgatgaaggatgaagaggaggaagggtgggagaaggaggaCGAAATGAGGTTTGAGAGCggggatgaaggtggatctGAAGGGCggtgggagaagaagtaaatGAGAGGATTTTTTTTTCATTATTACTGACACATATTACATATTGCATTGCTTGGATTTCTGTTGTTCCTCATTTCTATCGTTGTAATTATCATGGACGTCTTGTCATGTTGTGAGATGGTTGTACAATGCATGgatctctctctctctctatcCATTCTTGACTGATTAACGGGATTACTGATTACTGGATGTCCTGTCACGTGACACATCAGCCCACGCGGTGATTTCCGATGTTTTGAACATGTTTTCGAAAAAAGTTGGTAGTGATGATGACCAATGCtaggatgatgatttcaACGTTTGACCCTTATAGAGTCACCGGTAGATCCTTAATTGATACTACACCTGAGTCCAGTAGACAAAGCAAGTTGGTCAAGGGAGTAATCTTTGGAACCAAAGGATCAGAAAGGATCATATTTTCAAACGAAAACATCACATCGAGCTCAACATGTCAGACGCATTCTCAACACCCGCTGAACATGCCTTAGTCCACCCGGAACTAGAAAGTATAGCTGAATCAGCTAGAGCTGGACCTAGCTCTatgggagatgagaatgaagggATAAGTATAGAAGAGGCTTTCGAAGTTAATGAGACCGTTAGGCGGATCTTGGAAGGTGGTTACAAGACTGTGAGTTCATTGACATTTCACTCATACTCTGGATCGATTTGTGTGCTACATAGGGTCTTGTTGAGAATAGAGTGTAAAGTACATTCATTGATGCTATTTACCTCGTGATCAGATCGGTCTCCAATTTCCAGATGAACTTTTACCTTCCTCAGTACAAGTTTTTCGATCaatacagatgaagatccaaCATACAGGTGCTCAAGCTTATGTTCTCGCTGATAGTACTTATGGAAAGTGAGTGGTACTCCCGACATTATACGATGGGATTTTCACCCTTACCTTGAAAGCATGAGATGAGAGCTGACTTGTTGATTGGACTCAGTTGTTGCCCAGACGTATTGAGCTGTCTTCATCTCCCAGCTGATTTCTTGGTACATTACGGACATGCATGTCTGACTCCGTAAGTTCAACGCAGACCACTGTCAATCAATTCACAACAAATCTGTTTGAATCATTATGGACATATAGCTTACTTGATGAACTGTGAAACACTGCAGGACTGACGCATTACCTGTCTTCTACGTCTTCCCTCGACGGAAATTGGACATTACCCACGCTGCCGAGCATTTCTCGGAAGCTAGTAAAGAAGAACTAAGTGACGAAggtgggaagaagggtgTGGTCATAGTCTGGGATGTATCGTTCGACTGGCTAGCGGGTAAGTGTCGTGTCCTAGTCCATCAATCTCGCTGTCGTAAGGTGCTAACATGGATGGACAATGCAGATGAGATACAGGAAACGTTCACCAAAACCACctctcatcccatcaattTCGCAACCATCCATAAACCACCCACCTCCTCGTCGTCTGTTCCCCTCCCTTCGTCAGATCCGGATACcaaagggaaggggaaagcTCCTGCTCTGAGATCCATCGTACCACCCAAAGGGGTCGATATGTCAGATTGCACAATTTGGTATatcggtgaagaaggtagaagtAGTATCAACCTTCAAATGAGTTATGCTAATAATCCTGTGAGCGCTGACATTGGATACGCCCTTGCACCATACGCAAATATCTATTAATTCTGCCATTTGTTAGCTATACCTTTactccccttcatcatcatccgtcCTCTCCCTGCATCGTCGAACGTCCCGACTCCTCCAGCGTCGTCTATTCGCCCTGCACCAAGCGATGAGTGCCGACATCTTCGGACTAATCGTATCGAACATCGGCTTATCATCCTCTCAACCATTATTACATCAACTCCGTTCGGATCTCCgaaaagccaagaagaaatcgtATACTCTATCGGTCGGCAGGCTGAATCCTGCGAAACTTGCCAATTTCGCTGAGATTGAATGTTTCGTTCTGGTTGGATGCAATGAGGGCGGGTTGGTAGACAACTCGAAAGATTTTCTCAGACCGATTATTACGCCTTGGGAACTTGAGTTGGCTCTTCAGGGAGAAGGGGGAAGTTGGCAGCCTGAGAAATGGACTTTGGATCTGGGCaaggtattggaaggtgagtatatTCGGTGTTCTTGGTATTATTGTGAGATATATGATATGTGAAGCTGATTTTCATCTTGGGGATTTTTTTCGGATAGAGGCTCAAGAGCGTAATTCTGCTGAAACACCCAAAAGGAATGGTGTACAGAACGgcaatgaggatgaagacgatgatgaaggacCTGAATTTTCCTTGATCACTGGAAAGATGCGTACTAAGAAGACATTCCATGGAGCGACAGATTCGACAGAGAGTAAGTGATTTCGAATGAAATCGTGCCATTGGTAGGAAATTCTGCATATGGAGCTGATCGAAGTGCAACTTGTAGTCCCCTCAGAAGGTATACAATCTCTGACACTACGAAATCAGAATTTCACCTTGGCCAAATTGGAATCTGCAGGAAGCAATTTCCTAGCTTCCAGAGAGTTTAGAGGATTGGAACCTAGGTATGGGATGGATGAACCTAGTTTGTTGGAGGAAGGTAGGAGCGGAGTGGCTAGAGGGTATACTGAGGAGAAATAACGATTGTATGTCATATATTGTACCTCATGCATGGAGTGACGGTCAAACCATGGAAGAAAAAAAAGATAATTGCCTAATAACAACTAGGAATACACGAGGAACgacatatatacatacacagCTGAGTGGGATGTCGAACGAAGAGATACCAATAAAgaatgtacatgtacatatacatattgAGAAAAAGCAGTATACAGTATTGAAGTGGAATACTGAACGGTAATCAACAATCTACGAAAGCCCATCTACATTCCTCTCCCTGACAGATCTTCCCCCATCCCGCAGCACCTTGTCCGCCTACACAGCTACCCACCAAATCACCCCATTGAAAATCCCCATCTGTATATTCACAGATATAACCCCAGGCTACTGCACCCCATACGAATAggttcaagatgatcaataGCGCTACCATCCAATCCACCGTATCTGCCGTCTGTGGCTGGGGACCGGAATGAGAATAACAGTGAGGACATGAATGAGTAGGTAGTTCGGATGGATTAGCTGAATGGACATATGGGCAAGTTGAAGCGAGGAAacttggtggaggagctaGCAGAAGTGTGCCTTCGCTAGGGGATGGGAGGGGTTTGTATAatggtggtgagtttggtGTATACCTTGGAGGAGAGTTGGGATATGCGATTGGTAGACCTTGTTGAGCTGAATGAGATATAGGAATTGAAGGATTGTTGTAGGTATGGCTGCGCTCCCGCTCGGAAGGTGGGATCGGACCAGGACATGGACCGTGGGGAGGTATACATGGTCTTGGACTTATAGGTCTCCCTGGCCTACCTCGGGAATGGGAAATGGGGTTCTCATCTCCAGGTGGACTAGGTCTAGGACATGGACCTGGTGGTGGTAGACATGGTGTGGGAGTCCCTGGATCGGGACGTAGAggatcaccatcatcgaatCCGACTTGTGTATCGTGGTAATaacatgaacatggatgagaagggggATGGATAGGATGATAAGTCACGAATAAACCGTCGGGAGATATGGTTGGACCGAAGAATGACATGCTTGTACAATATTCGGGATAGGACTGGACTAGGAAAATATCAAATTGTTCAGTCAGATATACTGTCCATGTAGTTCAAGAACTCCGTTGATGACTTACATTGAGACGATAGATAGATCCTATTCGAagaggattgatgatgtCCCAAATACAACAGacaatctcaacaacaacagaagATAATCAGTGAATCTTGTGGATGAGGCTTCCAGTCAGTACTATTGTTACGAACAATGAGGTGGTCTTCATATACTATTTTCGATGATCTCACAACGAGTCACGCTCTCTTGAAAACCTTTAAGAGAAGATCGTGTCCTTCTTTTTTCCATACAAGGAGGtaaaagatgaaaagaaagatatgaaTGTTCCAGCCAGATGGGGTCCAGGGCTGAAGGCTGGTGGAGGATAAAGGAAGCTCGATTCAAAGGAAAATACAGGTTTTCCTGATCGTCAAAGGAAGTAGGAGGAAAATGGAAAGAATAGGTGACGTATAATACTCCCAACAATATGTTCAGATATACCTGTATGTAGTCTAACTGAAGACGTGATAGTACTTCAGAAGTCTGTACAGGGATGTTATCCATTTCGGCTAAACCACATGCATCATTGTCATCTGAGTAGAACATCGGAAGAAGTTTTGATGAAGCTTCAGATCCTGCCGAAGATTTGTACTGACGGATGGGCATTATACTCAAAGCTCAAGGGTCCGGAGACACTACTGACAGATCACCTCTTACCTCACTCCCTTTATCAGAACAGATCACTCCCCTACTGTCATTCTTAGCTGACCAAGTAGCATAGATCGTTTGATTCTTATCGTGAAAATTGAAAATGCCACTCCAGCTTGGATTCTCTTTTTCCACAAACGTTTTTatggcatcttcatcaccgaTATTTCTAGCTAAAATATctttgaggttgatcatATCTTGCTCTGCCGCCTTGTGGATTAGCGCTTTCCTTCTGTCCTCGTCGAGAGGTTTGAACCATGGTCTTCGATCGAAAGTATCCGAGTAAGGCATAACGGTAGATAAGGATTTGATCACTTCTTTTCGTATTTGAATAGAGATTGAGTCTGAAGCTATTTCTCCTTGATTGAGATTGCACTCGAAAGGTTCCACGTCAAGGGTATATCTCTTTCGAGGTGGTTCAGAGGACGGACCTGgttccttctccctcttgcGCCAATCTTTGCTACGTTTCCAATCCTGCTTCGAACTCGCTTTGTATCCTGTGCCAGCGGCGTTGCCACTccatgatgattgattgctTTTGCCTCTGTACCAATCACCTCTACCCTTGGAAATGCTTCCAAAGCTTGCCGGAGAGGATGTCCAGCTCTTGGGACCCGATGTATTATCCTCCATCCTGTTCCTGGATTTATCTTCAGACATATTTAGGTACGGTGTTAAGACAAGATGCCAACAATGAAGTTCGTTCTTGAGGAAGAGTCATTTGGATATTGGCCCTCAGATACTGGCCATTTGACgctgtatcatcatcattgtcttGCAGGCTCCATCGACAACAAGTCTTCCactgatcaatcaacctctCCCAACTTCGTTTCCACTTCGCACAATATCGGTGAAGTAATTTCCCATTCGGCTCCCACCAAGATAGGAGTGGCAAGTGGACCTTTCAAAGGTGCTTGCACATACTTTAAGCTGTAGATTCTCTATCAAGTGCTTGCGCAAAGTCACAGTAACGGGAAATGCAGTCGCTGAATATAAGA
Coding sequences:
- a CDS encoding diphthamide biosynthesis protein 2, with the protein product MSDAFSTPAEHALVHPELESIAESARAGPSSMGDENEGISIEEAFEVNETVRRILEGGYKTIGLQFPDELLPSSVQVFRSIQMKIQHTGAQAYVLADSTYGNCCPDVLSCLHLPADFLVHYGHACLTPTDALPVFYVFPRRKLDITHAAEHFSEASKEELSDEGGKKGVVIVWDVSFDWLADEIQETFTKTTSHPINFATIHKPPTSSSSVPLPSSDPDTKGKGKAPALRSIVPPKGVDMSDCTIWYIGEEGRSSINLQMSYANNPLYLYSPSSSSVLSLHRRTSRLLQRRLFALHQAMSADIFGLIVSNIGLSSSQPLLHQLRSDLRKAKKKSYTLSVGRLNPAKLANFAEIECFVLVGCNEGGLVDNSKDFLRPIITPWELELALQGEGGSWQPEKWTLDLGKVLEEAQERNSAETPKRNGVQNGNEDEDDDEGPEFSLITGKMRTKKTFHGATDSTEIPSEGIQSLTLRNQNFTLAKLESAGSNFLASREFRGLEPRYGMDEPSLLEEGRSGVARGYTEEK